GCTTTTGCTGCGAAACGGCATACCCGGCGCTGCAAGCAATGGCATCAGGAACGGCCGAGCGGCGCCCCGAGGTGTTCTGTGCCACGTGGGGCGTCACCTTCAGTTCCAGGCAGGCTTGAATGAACTCTTGCGCGTCGTAGCCCTTGTCTGCACCCACCGTGATTTCGGTGTTCGGGTCGTCCGTCACCTGTCGGGCATCGTTGAGCATCACCTTCGCGGCCTCGCGCTCAGCATGTCCGTCCGCATTGGTCACCATGGCGCTCACCACCAGGCCGTGACGGTTGTCGCTCAGGGTATGACCCATATAGCGAAGTTCACTCGCAGTTTTGCCCTTGCGGTACAGCTTGGCATCGGGATCGGTCTTGGACTCGTGCGTCTCGTTGCTGCGCGTGCGACCTTTGAAGTTGGCGCCGTCGTTGTCGTCCTTGTCGTCGCCGCCGTCCTTGCGCACGAAGCTCTTGTGGCCTGCCCACGCCTGAATCAGCGTGCCGTCCACGCTGAAGTGCTCGCCCGACAGCCAGTTCTTCTTCTGCGCGATGGCCAGCACCTCGTTGAAAAACTGGATCACCGCATCATGCTTGATCAGCCGCTCGCGGTTCTTGGTGAAGACCGTGGGCACCCAAACGGTGTCGTCCATCGACAGCCCGATGAACCAGCGAAACAGCAGGTTGTACTGCGTCTGCTCCATGAGTTGGCGTTCGGAGCGAACGCTGTAGAGCACCTGCAGCAGCATGGCCCGCAGCAACTTCTCCGGCGCGATGCTGGGCTGGCCACCCTTGATATCGTCCTCGTACATCTGTGCGAACAACCGGTCCATCTTTACCAGCGCCTGGTTGGCCATGGCGCGGATCGAGCGCAGCGGGTGGGACTTCGGCACGAAATCATCCAGCCTCCGCATAGTGAACAAACTTTCCGTGAAGGTATCTGCGCCGCGCATGAAAGTGGAGTTGGATGGGTTCCTCAAATCAACGCTTCAGCCAGTTGTCGCGCTGACGTCCACCGGAGGTATTTCAGCGGCCTGCTAGCTCATCCAGAGCGCTTTCCAAGTACGCGTCAAAGTCTTCGTTTGTCATCGCCGTCGGGAATAGAGGCAAGTACCCGCAGTATCTCGCGATTGATTTCGGACATTTTAACTTTGCCGCGCACCGGACATTTGAACTTTGCCTGGACAGACAGCTGTCAGGGCAAAATAGAATGTCGTACCTGGGCCAAATAGACATGTCGTACCTCCTTGCCCGGGCTGTCATGCTGACGGCTTTCCGTCTGTCCGAGACCGGAGGCCGCGATGCGCAAGCCCGAGACCCTCACGATGACGATGCGCGAACTCGATCGGCTCAAAGTGATTCAGGCAGTGGTCGACCATGGCCTGGTGGTCTGGCGCGCTGCAGAGAAACTGTGGGAGATCCCGCCGACGGTTCATCCAATCCGGGGCGGTTGGGCCTGACGCGGCGGCGAGGAAGTGAAGCAGCACTCGCATGGCAAGGAGTACTCCCCGCGCTACGCCGAGGAGCCCATCAAGGCATGGTCGTGTTCAGGCTGGCGCGGCCGCATCAATTCCTTGCAGACAAAGCCATCGATGCTTGCGCTCCGCCCAATGCATCAATTGCGGCGGCGGGAAATCCCGGTCTTCGAGACATCCCGCCGATACCGAAACGGCTTCCTTCAATGCCTCGGCCCGCATCAGCACCACCGATCCGCAAGTGGTGCAGAATTCCTGCTCCAGCCATTGTCCCGATGTTCCGGTACGGCGCCACGTACGGGTTTCGCCTTTTCGACCGACAATCGCGGAATCGGCATAGATGGCCCGATAGGAAAAGGCCGAGCCGGTACAGCGCTGGCACTCGAAGCAGCTGCACGCATAGACGCGGCGCGGTTCGCCCGCGAGGATCAGTTCGACGCCACGGCATGAACAAGCCGCGGTTCGCTTGCGGACTTCAGCCTGCATTGGCGCACTCCCCAATCTGATGCAGAACCGAATGGCACGGATTCATTAAAATGGCAATGGCGGCCAAGTCCGTCTGGCAAGCGACGCGCGGATGCGGAATCGATGTCATGCAACAGTTCTCCGGCGATCGAACGATCGAGGTTGCGACCGCCTGATGATTTGTGGAAGAGAGAATCGATGATATCGGTTCGCCTTGGCCCGTGGAAGAACGCACTTCAAGGTAAGTACCCCGAATCCGGGGATGGAGTTTTTTGCGATGAGGAACAAGGAACCGGACAGCTGTGGCTTTGCCTCTGCGCTACAGGCAATCGGCGGCAAATGGAAAACATCGGTGCTTTGGGAATTGCACCTGCGACCGCATCGCTTCGCGGAATTGCGCCGGCTGTTGTCCGGCGTCAGCGAGAAAGTACTGGCGCAGCAATTGCGGCAGATGGAGCTGGACGGACTGATCCATCGCCATGATTACGATGAAGTGCCGCCTCGCGTCGAATATTCGATCACGCCGCTGGGCATGAGCCTGAACGACGCGGTAACGGCGATGTCCGCCTGGGGCAAACGGCACGAAGCGTGGAAGGCCAGGCAGCAAGCAGCGGCCTGAGCGGAATGGCATGCCGGGCCTCGCCTTACTCGGCCGCAACCGTCGTAACCGCCGTCCAGCGGCCACCTTTGAACTGGTAAAGCGTCGACGTCGGATTCCTCAGGTCGCCATTGGCATCGAAGGCGATCTGCCGGTGACGCCTGCTGCGCATACAGTGGCGTGGAGGGCCACGGCGGGGGAGCTTTCGTCATCGCGTTGCGCCCAGTAAGCAATGTTTGGCGGCACCGGGTATCGGCCGTTGACCGTCGAACCGCCCAACCCGGCCTCGCGCATCGGTTTGGGGCAGCGACGACGTTGCCTGCCAGTACATCAAATGCCACGGGGCGCGGATAGAACAAAAGCGGCAATCACATGGGATGGTTGCGCCAGACGTCAGGCCGAACGGCGCAGCCGCGCTCACCAGCGCAAGCGAGCGCCGACGTTGGCCCGATCTTGGCGGCGACCGCACCGCCATTCAAAAATCCTGGCGTGTCGTTAGCCGAAAAAATCGGGGCGGACTTGGTGAGGTCGAACGCTGCCACCCGCAGGCGGCCTCGCCGCGCCGCCAGGTGTCATTTCGTGCCAAAGCATTGAACTCCCTGCGTTGGGCGCAAAACCTTTGTTCTGGTTTTTGTCTGATGCGGTCATGCGTATTCTTCACTGAGAATGCAGGGATCGGGGCGCTGGTTCGGGTCGCTGCAATGTAGCGCAAATGGCACATGGCAGCGATGCGGGCCGCATTGCCAGGCCTGCGTTTCAATATCCATGCGCGGCACCACCGTAGCGCCCCGCTCGTTCTGTGCCGACACAGGCGTCCGTGCGCCAGCGCACCGAACGCCGCACCGGCTGCCGGCATGCTTGAACGTCGCCGTCCCCCCAGCGGGGGCCTGTGCTGTGCAAGCCATGGAGCGCAACGAGGATGAGCCAGCCCGAGCCCCCGGACATCGCGCCGCCGCTGCCCGATCTGCTGATATTCAGCGCCCCGTTCCACCCTTCGGTGGGCGGCATGGAGCGCTTTGCCGAAGACCTGGCGCTGGGGCTGACCGAGCTGGGCTACCGCATCGAACTGGCCACGCGCACGCCGGCGGCCGCGGGCGACGCGCCGGCGTTCCCCTACCCCGTCACGCGCGTGTCGGGCGTGGCCGAGCTGGCGCGCGCCATGCTGCGGCACCCGCTGGTGGTGTTCGTTGGCCTGACCTTCTACGACGTGTTGCTGGCCTCCGTGCTACGGCGCCGCATCGTGCTGACGCATCATGGCCCGTACAGCCACTATGGCGAAACGCGGCGCTTTACCGCCGGCAACGTCAAGCGCTGGATGACGCGCTTCTACGACAACATCTGCGTCAGCCGGTACCTGGCCGGCTGGCTGCCGGGCCAGCCGCTGGTGATCCACAACGGCTATCGCGACGACCTGTTCCGGGCCGCGGCCGCGCCGCGCCCGCCGGGCAGCTTCGCCTTTGTCGGCCGGCTGGTGACGGAGAAAGGGGTTGACCTGCTGCTGCGCAGCTTCGCAAAGCTGCGCGCCATGCGGCCCGACGCCCGCCTGACGGTGATCGGCGACGGGCCGCAATACACGCTGCTGGTGGCATTGGCGGCAACCCTGGGGTGCGCCGAAGCGGTGATGTTTGCCGGCGCGCAGCCGCCCCCGGTGGTAGCCGCCATGCTGGCGCAGCATGCCTGCCTGGTGGTGCCGTCGATTGGCTACGAGCCTTTCGGCATCGTGGCGCTGGAAGGCCTCGCGGCCGGCTGCGAGGTCGTCGTTACGCGGCGCGGCGGGCTGCCGGAAGCCGTCGACGGCTTCGGCTGGGTGGTGGAACCCGACGAGGACCCGTTGTGCGAAACGATGCTCGCGATTTGCGCGGGCGAGTCGCGCCGCAGCGAGCCGGCCCTGCGCCTGTTCCTGGCCGACCACCAGCGCAAGACCGTCGTGCGCCGCTACGCTGAAGCCATCGCCGGCTTCCTGCGGCACTAGCGCGCGGGCTTTTTCGGCTTGCCGGTTTCGGCCTGGTGCTGGCGGCGCGGATCCTCGTTGCGGAAGCAGCCATAGCTGCTTTGCCCCGGATCGGCGCTGCGGCTCTTGATTTCGCTGGCCTCGCGGTCCATGCGCGCGCCCGGGTTCTTCTTGTCGGCGCCGGCCTTGCCTGCGGTTTTGCCCGCGGTTTTGCCTGAACTCTTGCCTGCGGTCTTCCCGCTCGAACCTGGTTTCATTTCCAACTCCTTGTCGTGACACATCGGTCGATCTGAGGACTTGTTCCCCCGTGCCGGCCGGCTCGGCTTTTCCGTAGCGGCTGCCGGCACCGGGAAGCGAGAATCACGCAACATCCGTTCCACGACGAGATGCCGCATGCCGGCGCCCGCCGGCAGCCACACGCGGCCAAACACGGGCCAATCGCGGCAAATCGCTGCCGTTACGGCGGTCGCGACAGGCAAGCTGCGCGTCAGCGTTGCAGAATTTGCAGGTCGCTTGTCGGGCGGGCTTCAGCCCAGCCGCAGCAGCCACGCCGCCGCCCAGGCCGCGGCGGTCGACAGCACCAGCCCCAGCGCCACCGGCACGGCAAAGCGCGCGCCGCCTGCCGTTGACGCGACGATCTTGCTGACGGTATTGGCCGTCAACGCGCCCAGCACCGGCCATACCGCGTCCGGCGGCGCCAGCTTGCCGGCGCCGACCATGGCGCCGATCGAGGTGGCCGCGGCATGCGCGTCGGCAAAGCCGGCACCCACGGAAAGCGCCAGCAGCCCTTCGTTGCCGGCCCATGCCTGCGTGGCCGCGCCCACCAGTTGCAGCACCGCAAACAGCAGCGCGAACACCGCCGCGCCGCGCCAGTCGAAGATGCTGCCGCCGGGCACGCCGGCGCTGCCGCCGCGGGCCTCGTGCCACGAGCGCCACAGCCAGATGCCACCAAACGCTGCGATCACCACCAGTCCCGCGGCTAGCGGCAGCGCCAGCGCCGCCAGCGCGGACAGGCTGGTGGCGCCCAGCAGCACCAGCATCTGCACGTAGGTGGCGACGCTCGACAGCAAGGCCGCCGCCACCGGACCGTGGACGCGCCCCTCGCCCTGGCGCGACAGCACCGCCATCGCGGCAACGGTTGCGGTGCTGGAAACGAAGCCGCCGAACAGGCCCGAGATCGGCAGGCCCAGGCGGTCGCCGAACACGCGCGCGCAGACGTGCCCGACCGCGCCGGCCAGCAGTACCAGCAGCACCACCAGCCAGATCGCGTGCGGGTTCCACGCGTCGAGCGGGCCCATGTAGCGGTCCGGCAGCAGCGGCCAGACGATCAGCGCGGCGGTGGCCAGGATCAGCGCCTGGCTCATTTCCTCGCGCGTGACTTCGCGCCGGGCAAGGTGGTGCAGGAAGGACTTGCCATGCAGCAACAGCACCACCACCGTGGCCAGCGCCGCCGCCAGCGCGGGATGGCTCGCCGCCAGCGCGCCCAGCAGCAAGGTCAGCAGCAGCGCGAATTCCGTGGTCAGGCCGCTGTCGCGGCCGGCCGAGCGGTAATAGGCCACCGCCGTCAGCAGCGCCGCGCCCAGCAGCATCACCGGCAGCACCAGCGCCGCCGACAGCAGCGCGCTGGCCACGCCCGCCAGGCTGGCCAGCGCGAAGGTGCGCAGCCCGGCCGGCGCTTCGCTGCTGCCGTCGGCGGCCTGGCTGCGCTCGCGCTCCAGCCCGATCGCCAGTCCGATGCCCAATGCCACCGATGCCGAAATGATCAAGGGATCCATGCGTGTGCCCGAGGTTGCGGTCGCCGTGAAGCCTGGCGGATGCTGTGACCACAGTATCGGTGCAGGCGGCGATTTGCGCACCCCCCGGTCGGACCGTAAGGGCCCGGACGTGGCTTCAGGGCGCGGCGACCATCACCACGTGCGCCTGCATCGGGCCGGCCAGCGGCCCGTTGCCGTAGGCCTGGGCCAGCGCCCGCTCGCAGTGCCCGGTCGCCCGCGCCAGGGCGTCCGGGCCGCGCGCTTCCAGCTCGGTGCGCAGCGGCGTGCCCTGGCAGAACGCCGTGGCGGCGATGCGCGCGGCGGCGGCGTGGCTGG
This Cupriavidus nantongensis DNA region includes the following protein-coding sequences:
- a CDS encoding GFA family protein is translated as MQAEVRKRTAACSCRGVELILAGEPRRVYACSCFECQRCTGSAFSYRAIYADSAIVGRKGETRTWRRTGTSGQWLEQEFCTTCGSVVLMRAEALKEAVSVSAGCLEDRDFPPPQLMHWAERKHRWLCLQGIDAAAPA
- a CDS encoding MgtC/SapB family protein, whose translation is MDPLIISASVALGIGLAIGLERERSQAADGSSEAPAGLRTFALASLAGVASALLSAALVLPVMLLGAALLTAVAYYRSAGRDSGLTTEFALLLTLLLGALAASHPALAAALATVVVLLLHGKSFLHHLARREVTREEMSQALILATAALIVWPLLPDRYMGPLDAWNPHAIWLVVLLVLLAGAVGHVCARVFGDRLGLPISGLFGGFVSSTATVAAMAVLSRQGEGRVHGPVAAALLSSVATYVQMLVLLGATSLSALAALALPLAAGLVVIAAFGGIWLWRSWHEARGGSAGVPGGSIFDWRGAAVFALLFAVLQLVGAATQAWAGNEGLLALSVGAGFADAHAAATSIGAMVGAGKLAPPDAVWPVLGALTANTVSKIVASTAGGARFAVPVALGLVLSTAAAWAAAWLLRLG
- a CDS encoding winged helix-turn-helix transcriptional regulator; its protein translation is MRNKEPDSCGFASALQAIGGKWKTSVLWELHLRPHRFAELRRLLSGVSEKVLAQQLRQMELDGLIHRHDYDEVPPRVEYSITPLGMSLNDAVTAMSAWGKRHEAWKARQQAAA
- a CDS encoding glycosyltransferase family 4 protein, whose amino-acid sequence is MSQPEPPDIAPPLPDLLIFSAPFHPSVGGMERFAEDLALGLTELGYRIELATRTPAAAGDAPAFPYPVTRVSGVAELARAMLRHPLVVFVGLTFYDVLLASVLRRRIVLTHHGPYSHYGETRRFTAGNVKRWMTRFYDNICVSRYLAGWLPGQPLVIHNGYRDDLFRAAAAPRPPGSFAFVGRLVTEKGVDLLLRSFAKLRAMRPDARLTVIGDGPQYTLLVALAATLGCAEAVMFAGAQPPPVVAAMLAQHACLVVPSIGYEPFGIVALEGLAAGCEVVVTRRGGLPEAVDGFGWVVEPDEDPLCETMLAICAGESRRSEPALRLFLADHQRKTVVRRYAEAIAGFLRH
- a CDS encoding IS5 family transposase, which codes for MRGADTFTESLFTMRRLDDFVPKSHPLRSIRAMANQALVKMDRLFAQMYEDDIKGGQPSIAPEKLLRAMLLQVLYSVRSERQLMEQTQYNLLFRWFIGLSMDDTVWVPTVFTKNRERLIKHDAVIQFFNEVLAIAQKKNWLSGEHFSVDGTLIQAWAGHKSFVRKDGGDDKDDNDGANFKGRTRSNETHESKTDPDAKLYRKGKTASELRYMGHTLSDNRHGLVVSAMVTNADGHAEREAAKVMLNDARQVTDDPNTEITVGADKGYDAQEFIQACLELKVTPHVAQNTSGRRSAVPDAIACSAGYAVSQQKRKLIEQGFGWVKTVGRMRQVMVRGLKRVDQMFVLSMAAYNLVRMRSLGQIRPQLQ